A window of Corallococcus macrosporus DSM 14697 contains these coding sequences:
- a CDS encoding hybrid sensor histidine kinase/response regulator codes for MDTEALKKSLLKKFQEVTADRLQKIQLGVLDLEKETADQAAEDVARELHTMKGEARMLGLAAIGQLAHAAEDVLRAEREGKTATEVATDVLLRACDVLSDLNEDLSGANTGNPASEEMVRMLAEVSGQTPPAIAGARPAAPPAPVAAPVAVAAPPAPVQAPVAAPPPQAPVAAPVGNAAVPAQPAAGAHHPPAAHGRDEEAPSAAKSAVADRTIRVNVEVLDSLGLLAGDLLVESARGRLRSSETEALFERFSRLGDRFLRLAEEVFDIPVEVREQLDRVESDLHMLRDDAFRFVRRNDDGINTLHGNLAKMADHVAEARLVPLSTVFDAFPRAVREMSRTQGKEVDLVIENADIGVDRSMLGDVRDALVHLLRNSVDHGVESPDTRQQLGKPLNGRIRIRVRVDGDMLHIEVEDDGRGIDPERLRQAAVAKRLITAVQAAALSEREAIELMFRPGFSTRDQVSELSGRGVGMDVVKRKVETLGGSVGVSSRIGRGSTITLRLPQSLALMKVLLVRLGDDVYGMPAADVEAVMRVKPDDRLEIFGTLAVRHRGKPTALVALGPLLGLNGGNRFDKPPAVVVRHGEDHAALVVDGFVDEREVAVKPCGGEFLKGAPFIAGTAALEDGRIAVLLHVPDIMAEVRRMARPVTQAPAAKRLRVLLVDDSPIARATEGALVKALGHSVEEAQDGEEAYVKVQNNTYDLILTDVQMPKLDGFSLARRLKSTPAVARIPVIILSSLASPEDKRRGLDAGADAYLVKGELGVEVLAQAIDRLT; via the coding sequence ATGGACACCGAGGCTCTCAAGAAATCCCTCCTGAAGAAGTTCCAGGAGGTCACCGCCGACCGCCTCCAGAAGATTCAACTGGGGGTACTGGACCTGGAGAAGGAGACCGCGGACCAGGCCGCGGAGGACGTCGCGCGCGAGCTGCACACGATGAAGGGCGAGGCCCGCATGTTGGGCCTGGCCGCCATCGGGCAGCTCGCGCACGCCGCCGAGGACGTCCTGCGCGCGGAGCGCGAGGGCAAGACGGCCACGGAGGTGGCCACCGACGTCCTGCTCAGGGCGTGCGACGTCCTCTCCGACCTGAACGAGGATTTGTCCGGCGCGAACACGGGCAACCCGGCCAGCGAGGAGATGGTCCGCATGCTCGCGGAGGTCTCCGGCCAGACGCCGCCCGCCATCGCGGGCGCCCGTCCCGCCGCGCCGCCGGCCCCTGTCGCGGCGCCGGTGGCCGTGGCCGCGCCTCCCGCGCCGGTGCAGGCTCCGGTGGCCGCGCCTCCGCCGCAGGCCCCCGTGGCCGCGCCGGTGGGGAACGCCGCCGTGCCCGCGCAGCCGGCGGCAGGGGCGCATCACCCGCCCGCGGCCCATGGCCGTGACGAGGAGGCCCCCAGCGCCGCGAAGTCCGCGGTGGCGGACCGGACCATCCGCGTCAACGTGGAGGTGCTCGACTCGCTGGGGTTGCTCGCGGGCGACCTGCTGGTGGAGAGCGCCCGCGGCCGGCTGCGCAGCTCGGAGACGGAGGCGCTGTTCGAGCGCTTCAGCCGCCTGGGGGACCGCTTCCTCCGGCTGGCGGAGGAGGTGTTCGACATCCCGGTCGAGGTCCGTGAGCAGCTGGACCGCGTGGAGAGCGACCTCCACATGCTGCGCGACGACGCGTTCCGCTTCGTGCGCCGCAACGACGACGGCATCAACACGCTGCACGGCAACCTGGCGAAGATGGCGGACCACGTGGCCGAGGCCCGGCTGGTGCCGCTGTCCACCGTGTTCGACGCCTTCCCGCGCGCGGTGCGGGAGATGTCGCGCACGCAGGGCAAGGAAGTGGACCTGGTCATCGAGAACGCCGACATCGGCGTGGACCGGTCCATGCTGGGCGACGTGCGCGACGCGCTGGTGCACCTGCTGCGCAACTCGGTGGACCACGGCGTGGAGTCCCCGGACACGCGCCAGCAGCTGGGCAAGCCGCTCAACGGCCGCATCCGCATCCGCGTGCGCGTGGACGGCGACATGCTCCACATCGAGGTGGAGGACGACGGCCGCGGCATCGACCCGGAGCGGCTGCGCCAGGCCGCCGTCGCCAAGCGCCTCATCACCGCGGTGCAGGCCGCGGCGCTGTCGGAGCGCGAGGCCATCGAGCTCATGTTCCGCCCCGGCTTCTCCACCCGCGACCAGGTCAGCGAGCTGTCCGGCCGCGGCGTGGGCATGGACGTGGTGAAGCGCAAGGTGGAGACGCTGGGCGGCTCCGTGGGCGTGAGCAGCCGCATTGGCCGTGGCTCCACCATCACCCTGCGCCTGCCCCAGTCGCTGGCGTTGATGAAGGTGCTGCTGGTGCGCCTGGGCGATGACGTCTACGGCATGCCCGCCGCGGACGTGGAAGCGGTGATGCGCGTCAAGCCGGATGACCGGCTCGAAATCTTCGGCACGCTGGCGGTGCGGCACCGGGGCAAGCCCACGGCGCTGGTGGCCCTGGGGCCGCTGTTGGGCCTCAACGGCGGCAACCGCTTCGACAAGCCGCCCGCCGTGGTGGTGCGTCACGGCGAGGACCACGCGGCCCTGGTGGTGGACGGCTTCGTGGACGAGCGCGAGGTCGCCGTGAAGCCCTGCGGCGGCGAGTTCCTCAAGGGCGCGCCCTTCATCGCCGGCACCGCGGCGCTGGAGGACGGCCGCATCGCCGTGCTGCTGCACGTCCCGGACATCATGGCGGAGGTGCGCCGCATGGCCCGCCCCGTCACCCAGGCTCCGGCCGCCAAGCGCCTCCGGGTGCTGCTGGTGGACGACTCGCCCATCGCCCGCGCCACGGAAGGGGCGCTGGTGAAGGCGCTGGGGCACTCGGTGGAGGAGGCCCAGGACGGCGAAGAGGCCTACGTGAAGGTGCAGAACAACACGTACGACCTCATCCTCACGGACGTGCAGATGCCCAAGCTGGACGGGTTCTCGCTGGCGCGGCGGCTCAAGTCGACGCCCGCGGTGGCCCGGATTCCAGTCATCATCCTGTCGTCGCTCGCCTCACCCGAGGACAAGCGGCGCGGGTTGGACGCGGGCGCGGACGCGTACCTCGTCAAGGGCGAGCTGGGCGTGGAGGTACTCGCGCAGGCCATCGACCGGCTGACCTGA
- a CDS encoding radical SAM protein, with amino-acid sequence MTSAPKLLFADPKGRVMEHPYLLATLRSGEELVPPQDKPIPLPSAGRLVHLPGRLPVGLHPETGELELVREMKVGGKTFVPNAVGALLPPGYTRTFLPGEVKGSGPVLPQWAYTAAAWVGDGPVAWAIHTDRRSHWNPERFSTPEMKGLVAQHLARFPDNRVLKQLKTCALVYSCFTSQNTFYVRDEAAIPASVMCNARCVGCISDQPADGPPASHERMDDGPTGEEMGQIGLFHLEHAPGRTMVSFGQGCEGEPLTRWKQIAEAIRYMRARTQAGSININTNASLTRGLEALFDAGLDAIRVSLNSAVKDLYEAYYKPVKYGWEDVEASIALARERGAYLALNLLLFPGVTDREGEVRALERLVKKYRVDQVQTRSLCIDPLQYLEVARERGAGGEPVGIRTLLQRLKAARPGLVVGNFARGLEERENAAGPR; translated from the coding sequence ATGACGTCTGCCCCGAAGCTCCTATTCGCGGACCCCAAGGGACGGGTGATGGAACATCCGTACCTGCTCGCCACGCTGCGCAGCGGCGAGGAGCTCGTTCCGCCGCAGGACAAGCCCATTCCGCTGCCGTCCGCCGGGCGGCTCGTCCACCTGCCGGGCCGCCTCCCCGTGGGGCTGCACCCGGAGACGGGCGAGCTGGAGCTCGTCCGGGAGATGAAGGTGGGCGGCAAGACGTTCGTCCCCAACGCGGTGGGCGCGCTGCTGCCCCCGGGCTACACGCGGACGTTCCTCCCCGGTGAGGTGAAGGGGAGCGGGCCGGTGCTGCCGCAGTGGGCCTATACCGCCGCCGCGTGGGTGGGGGACGGGCCGGTGGCGTGGGCCATCCACACGGACCGCCGCTCGCACTGGAACCCGGAGCGCTTCTCCACGCCGGAGATGAAGGGGCTGGTGGCGCAGCACCTGGCGCGCTTCCCGGACAACCGGGTGCTCAAGCAGCTCAAGACGTGCGCGCTCGTCTACAGTTGCTTCACGTCGCAGAACACCTTCTACGTGCGGGACGAGGCCGCCATCCCCGCGTCCGTGATGTGCAACGCGCGCTGCGTGGGCTGCATCTCCGACCAGCCCGCGGACGGCCCGCCGGCGTCACACGAGCGCATGGATGACGGACCCACGGGGGAGGAGATGGGCCAGATTGGCCTCTTCCACCTGGAGCACGCGCCGGGCCGCACCATGGTGAGCTTCGGCCAGGGCTGCGAGGGCGAGCCGCTCACGCGCTGGAAGCAGATCGCCGAGGCCATCCGCTACATGCGCGCGCGCACGCAGGCGGGCTCCATCAACATCAACACCAACGCCAGCCTCACGCGCGGCCTGGAGGCGCTGTTCGACGCGGGGCTGGACGCCATCCGCGTGTCGCTCAACTCGGCGGTGAAGGACCTCTACGAGGCCTACTACAAGCCGGTGAAGTACGGCTGGGAGGACGTGGAGGCGTCCATCGCCCTGGCGCGCGAGCGCGGCGCGTACCTGGCGCTGAACCTGCTGCTGTTCCCCGGCGTCACCGACCGCGAGGGCGAGGTGCGGGCGCTGGAGCGGCTGGTGAAGAAGTACCGCGTGGACCAGGTGCAGACGCGCTCGCTGTGCATCGACCCCTTGCAGTACCTGGAGGTGGCGCGCGAGCGGGGCGCGGGCGGTGAGCCGGTGGGCATCCGCACGCTGCTCCAGCGGCTGAAGGCGGCGCGGCCGGGGCTCGTCGTGGGCAACTTCGCGCGGGGACTGGAAGAGCGCGAGAACGCCGCGGGGCCTCGGTAG
- a CDS encoding anti-sigma factor family protein yields the protein MNCQDLERLLYPYLDGEFQPEERVDLETHLSGCAACRRRAEEEKQMQQALRRAARHSVSGMRAPASLRAGIQVGLKQEQRRAQVGVWLRAGAMALVVVTVGGGWAAFHTEQRLSAARTEAVQRHSKSKALPFEIASNTPEQVEEWFKDKVDPRITVPQLPKAKPLGGRISILNGREVAYISYETLPDNEDEPRRRLGVFVLPGDDEGALPKFQALQAVEVDSAQGFNVVTWRDDEIVYEMVTDMDESDIRRMLAERDSGEKLARKSAPESDEPLYSLPPAVRPPYSRPPISIEPVTYPQ from the coding sequence ATGAACTGCCAGGACCTCGAACGGCTGCTCTATCCGTACCTCGACGGCGAATTCCAGCCCGAGGAACGAGTGGACCTCGAAACCCACCTCTCCGGGTGCGCTGCTTGCCGGCGCCGCGCGGAGGAAGAGAAGCAGATGCAGCAGGCGCTGCGGCGAGCCGCGCGCCACTCCGTTTCTGGCATGCGGGCCCCCGCCTCGCTCCGGGCCGGCATCCAGGTGGGCCTCAAGCAGGAGCAGCGCCGTGCCCAGGTTGGGGTGTGGCTGCGCGCCGGGGCCATGGCGCTGGTGGTGGTGACGGTGGGCGGCGGCTGGGCCGCGTTCCACACCGAGCAACGCCTGAGCGCCGCGCGGACGGAGGCGGTGCAGCGCCACAGCAAGAGCAAGGCGCTCCCCTTTGAAATCGCCTCCAACACCCCGGAGCAGGTGGAGGAGTGGTTCAAGGACAAGGTGGATCCGCGCATCACCGTCCCGCAGCTCCCCAAGGCCAAGCCGCTGGGCGGGCGCATCTCCATCCTCAACGGCCGCGAGGTCGCCTACATCAGCTACGAGACGCTGCCGGACAACGAAGACGAGCCGCGCCGCAGGCTGGGCGTCTTCGTGCTCCCCGGTGACGACGAAGGCGCCCTCCCGAAGTTCCAGGCGCTGCAGGCCGTGGAGGTGGACTCCGCGCAGGGCTTCAACGTGGTGACGTGGCGCGACGACGAAATCGTCTACGAGATGGTCACCGACATGGACGAAAGCGACATCCGCCGGATGCTCGCCGAGCGCGACAGCGGCGAGAAGCTCGCGCGCAAGTCCGCGCCGGAGTCCGATGAGCCGCTTTACTCGCTCCCTCCCGCGGTCCGCCCTCCGTACTCCCGGCCCCCCATCTCCATCGAGCCGGTGACGTACCCGCAGTGA
- the ald gene encoding alanine dehydrogenase: MIVGVPKEIKTREYRVGMVPAGVSAFIAAGHTVLIETNAGVGSGIPDSEFQRVGAQIVASADELWKRSEMIIKVKEPIAPEYARIQPGQIIYTYFHLAGVDPELTRTLIQKKAAAVAYETLQLDDGSLPLLKPMSEVAGKMAIQVGAKCLEKAHGGKGILLGGVPGVRRGRVTVIGGGVVGLCAAKVALGMGAEVTILDVNMERLTYLDDVFLGRVGVLASDSESIARSVREADLVVGAVLIPGGKAPKLVSEALISEMTPGAVVVDVAVDQGGCIETCKPTTHDNPTFEVHGVVHYCVANMPGAVPQTSTYALTNVTRPHSRKIADMGLIEAVKSDRALARALNTYNGHVTYEAVAKDMGYPYMPINDALAGK, encoded by the coding sequence GTGATCGTCGGAGTTCCCAAGGAGATCAAAACCCGCGAGTACCGCGTTGGCATGGTGCCGGCTGGCGTGAGCGCCTTCATCGCCGCGGGTCACACGGTCCTGATCGAGACGAACGCCGGCGTTGGCTCCGGCATCCCCGATTCGGAGTTCCAGCGCGTCGGCGCTCAGATCGTCGCCAGCGCGGACGAGCTCTGGAAGCGCTCGGAGATGATCATCAAGGTCAAGGAGCCCATCGCGCCCGAGTACGCGCGCATCCAGCCCGGACAGATCATCTACACGTACTTCCACCTGGCCGGCGTGGACCCGGAGCTGACCAGGACGCTGATTCAGAAGAAGGCCGCGGCCGTGGCGTATGAGACGCTGCAGCTCGATGACGGCAGCCTGCCGCTGCTCAAGCCCATGAGCGAGGTGGCCGGGAAGATGGCCATCCAGGTGGGCGCCAAGTGCCTGGAGAAGGCGCACGGCGGCAAGGGCATCCTCCTGGGCGGCGTGCCCGGCGTGCGCCGCGGCCGCGTCACCGTCATCGGCGGCGGCGTCGTGGGCCTGTGCGCCGCCAAGGTGGCCCTGGGCATGGGCGCCGAGGTCACCATCCTCGACGTCAACATGGAGCGCCTCACCTACCTGGACGACGTGTTCCTCGGCCGCGTCGGCGTGCTGGCGTCGGACTCGGAGAGCATCGCCCGCTCCGTGCGCGAGGCCGACCTCGTGGTGGGCGCGGTGCTCATCCCCGGCGGCAAGGCCCCGAAGCTCGTCTCCGAGGCCCTCATCTCGGAGATGACCCCGGGCGCCGTGGTGGTCGACGTCGCGGTGGACCAGGGCGGCTGCATCGAGACGTGCAAGCCCACCACCCACGACAACCCCACCTTCGAGGTCCACGGCGTCGTCCACTACTGCGTGGCCAACATGCCGGGCGCCGTGCCCCAGACGTCCACCTACGCCCTCACCAACGTCACCCGCCCCCACTCGCGGAAGATCGCCGACATGGGCCTGATTGAGGCCGTGAAGTCCGACCGCGCCCTCGCGCGTGCGCTGAACACCTACAACGGCCACGTCACCTACGAGGCCGTCGCGAAGGACATGGGCTACCCCTACATGCCCATCAACGACGCGCTCGCCGGCAAGTAA
- a CDS encoding methyl-accepting chemotaxis protein has product MSLDTPNEKPAAKARARKAPASKAGATNAASTVSSTKAITDTLLTVLSGNLQARVPKELVGESGAELAHLLNQVLDQFAASEHRKHVAAQEIDQALDSLISLVREGDLSRWNTTTEDPQLGPLLEGFGKVIETLRTFVREINEAALRLSSSANQVLAASTQHETSSTEQAAAIHETTATMEELKHASAQIAENAGSVARVAEETLGAARAGRGAIGEFIQAMQQIRSDGVAVADSIAKLSKRVERIGTVVEVIDEIADRSDLLALNAALEGSRAGEAGKGFSIVAAEMRRLAENVLDSTKEIKNLITEIREATAAAAGAAEASKAATESGEKLGAVAAQAVEGILAGVQETSDAARVINLATQQQRTATEQVVASMAEIEDVTRQTTQASKQATGAAAELTQLAGRLAELIKRFKAD; this is encoded by the coding sequence ATGTCCCTGGACACCCCCAACGAGAAGCCCGCTGCCAAGGCTCGCGCCCGGAAGGCCCCCGCCTCCAAGGCCGGTGCCACCAACGCGGCGTCGACCGTCTCCTCCACCAAGGCCATCACCGACACGCTGCTGACGGTGCTGTCCGGCAACCTCCAGGCCCGCGTGCCCAAGGAGCTGGTGGGTGAGTCCGGCGCGGAGCTGGCGCACCTGCTCAACCAGGTGCTGGACCAGTTCGCCGCCTCCGAGCACCGCAAGCACGTGGCGGCGCAGGAGATCGACCAGGCGCTGGATTCGCTCATCAGCCTGGTGCGCGAGGGCGACCTGTCGCGGTGGAACACCACCACGGAAGACCCCCAGCTCGGGCCCCTGCTGGAGGGCTTCGGCAAGGTCATCGAGACGCTGCGCACCTTCGTGCGGGAGATCAACGAGGCGGCGCTGCGCCTGTCCTCGTCCGCCAACCAGGTGCTGGCGGCCTCCACGCAGCACGAGACGTCCTCCACGGAGCAGGCGGCGGCCATCCACGAGACGACCGCCACCATGGAGGAGCTGAAGCACGCGTCGGCGCAGATCGCCGAGAACGCGGGCAGCGTGGCGCGCGTGGCGGAGGAGACGCTGGGCGCGGCGCGCGCGGGCCGGGGCGCCATTGGCGAGTTCATCCAGGCCATGCAGCAGATCCGCAGCGACGGCGTCGCCGTGGCGGACTCCATCGCGAAGCTGTCCAAGCGCGTGGAGCGCATCGGCACGGTGGTGGAGGTCATCGACGAGATCGCGGACCGCTCCGACCTGCTGGCGCTGAACGCGGCGCTGGAAGGCAGCCGCGCGGGTGAGGCCGGCAAGGGCTTCTCCATCGTCGCGGCGGAGATGCGGCGCCTGGCGGAGAACGTCCTGGACTCCACCAAGGAGATCAAGAACCTCATCACCGAGATCCGCGAGGCCACGGCCGCCGCGGCCGGCGCCGCCGAGGCGTCCAAGGCCGCCACGGAGTCCGGTGAGAAGCTGGGCGCGGTGGCGGCGCAGGCGGTGGAAGGCATCCTCGCCGGTGTCCAGGAGACGAGCGACGCGGCCCGCGTCATCAACCTCGCCACGCAGCAGCAGCGCACGGCCACCGAGCAGGTGGTGGCCTCCATGGCGGAGATCGAGGACGTGACGCGCCAGACGACGCAGGCGTCGAAGCAGGCCACCGGCGCGGCCGCGGAGCTGACGCAGCTGGCCGGACGGCTGGCCGAGCTCATCAAGCGGTTCAAGGCCGACTAG
- a CDS encoding CheW domain-containing protein, producing the protein MNDDALHEKEEEVDLLFFDIGATLYGTDASQVLRIDRALPEDLTLAELGLPHRGNRAIVFDTPEGEAHLKVDAVHGVRSIPVNSLRRMPPTAGAAAYAVGVCLEEARTVLLIDLVETARTQGRH; encoded by the coding sequence ATGAACGACGACGCCCTCCATGAGAAGGAGGAAGAGGTGGACCTGCTCTTCTTCGACATCGGCGCCACGCTCTACGGCACGGACGCGTCCCAGGTGCTGCGCATCGACCGCGCGCTGCCGGAGGACCTCACGCTGGCGGAGCTGGGGCTGCCCCACCGGGGCAACCGGGCCATCGTCTTCGACACCCCGGAGGGCGAGGCCCACCTCAAGGTGGACGCCGTGCACGGCGTGCGCTCCATCCCCGTCAATTCCCTGCGCCGGATGCCCCCCACGGCCGGCGCCGCAGCCTACGCAGTCGGTGTGTGCCTGGAAGAGGCCCGCACCGTGCTGCTCATCGACCTGGTCGAAACCGCAAGGACTCAAGGAAGGCACTGA
- a CDS encoding sigma-70 family RNA polymerase sigma factor: MLDFRQPNRTKQEFEELALAHLDPLYSAALRLTKNERDAEDLVQDTCMRAYRFFDKFERGTNIKAWLFKILTNTFINRYRRKVKERTVVEGVEREAVHERFVSRDATDFAANPEQYFFDRLLSDDVLRAIDSLPIDFRLVVILADLQEFSYKEIAEILECPVGTVMSRLFRGRKLLQKNLREYAEGQGVFRHDGEPVNAPADLEEYRHRKKTG; encoded by the coding sequence ATGTTGGATTTCAGGCAACCCAACCGGACGAAGCAGGAATTCGAAGAGCTGGCGCTAGCCCACCTGGACCCGCTCTACTCGGCGGCCCTGCGCCTGACGAAGAACGAGCGTGACGCCGAGGACCTGGTGCAGGACACCTGCATGCGGGCCTACCGCTTCTTCGACAAGTTCGAGCGCGGGACGAACATCAAGGCCTGGCTCTTCAAGATCCTCACCAACACCTTCATCAACCGCTACCGCCGCAAGGTGAAGGAGCGCACGGTGGTGGAGGGCGTGGAGCGGGAGGCCGTCCACGAGCGCTTCGTGAGCCGGGACGCGACGGACTTCGCGGCCAACCCGGAGCAGTACTTCTTCGACCGACTCCTGTCGGACGACGTGCTGCGGGCCATCGACTCGCTGCCCATCGACTTCCGGCTGGTGGTCATCCTCGCGGACCTCCAGGAGTTCTCCTACAAGGAGATCGCGGAGATTCTGGAGTGCCCGGTGGGCACGGTGATGAGCCGCCTGTTCCGCGGGCGCAAGCTCCTGCAGAAGAACCTGCGCGAGTACGCGGAGGGCCAGGGCGTCTTCCGGCATGATGGAGAGCCGGTGAACGCCCCCGCGGACCTGGAAGAGTATCGCCACAGGAAGAAGACAGGGTAG
- a CDS encoding chemotaxis protein CheW produces the protein MAPDRALAAQARPEQEFFCFRVGDLRLGVPSENVLEVLRAGLLTPLPRTPSFIMGVTGHRGEVLPVLDLLRFLSKGEARIGPRTRLFVGVTGSYVAGVVADTVLGLRRVPVADILPPPLGGDAAAEHLLGVVQASGNQEAINLLNFSKLLQTARQRAVAR, from the coding sequence ATGGCTCCGGACCGCGCCTTGGCCGCCCAGGCCCGGCCGGAGCAGGAGTTCTTCTGCTTCCGCGTGGGCGACCTCCGCCTGGGCGTGCCCAGTGAGAACGTGCTCGAAGTGCTCCGGGCCGGGCTGCTCACGCCCCTGCCGCGCACCCCGTCCTTCATCATGGGCGTCACCGGTCACCGGGGTGAGGTGCTCCCGGTGCTGGACCTGCTGCGCTTCCTCTCCAAGGGGGAGGCCCGCATTGGCCCGCGCACCCGGCTGTTCGTCGGCGTCACGGGCAGCTACGTGGCCGGCGTCGTCGCGGACACGGTGCTGGGGTTGCGCCGCGTTCCCGTGGCGGACATCCTCCCACCGCCCCTGGGCGGGGACGCCGCGGCCGAGCACCTGCTGGGCGTGGTGCAGGCCAGCGGCAACCAGGAGGCCATCAACCTCCTCAACTTCTCCAAGCTGCTCCAGACGGCGCGGCAGCGGGCGGTGGCGCGATGA
- a CDS encoding chemotaxis protein CheB, whose protein sequence is MAFRVLMVGKGLRALAARGLFDGESLVPVGPAEVEFAGALVAVQRHFPDVVLVDLTSRDALVAIEQVMVERPVPVLALHPGALSGQDAFQAMVMGALDVLERPATPGADFWASVSRKLVMLAQVKAVRQVQTRPATQAPREAKPPPPYPLVAIAASLGGPKAVAQVLRMIPRAFPAPIAYCQHISDGFTEGLAHWLANETALRVLEAEHDVLMEPGTVYIAPSGSHLLVRPEGRLELDSGPALRGFRPSCDMLLTSAGESFGSRCIGVILTGMGRDGARGLKEIRERGGRTIAQDEASSVVWGMPREAVLMGAAHEVLPLSRIGAALMQWVEVC, encoded by the coding sequence ATGGCGTTTCGTGTGCTCATGGTGGGCAAGGGGCTGCGTGCGCTCGCGGCCCGGGGCCTGTTCGATGGGGAGTCCCTGGTGCCCGTGGGGCCGGCGGAGGTGGAGTTCGCCGGCGCCCTGGTGGCCGTGCAGCGGCACTTCCCGGACGTGGTGCTGGTGGACCTGACGTCGCGGGACGCGCTGGTGGCCATCGAGCAGGTCATGGTCGAGCGCCCGGTGCCGGTGCTGGCGCTGCATCCCGGCGCCCTGTCCGGCCAGGACGCCTTCCAGGCGATGGTGATGGGCGCGCTGGACGTGCTGGAGCGCCCCGCGACGCCGGGGGCCGACTTCTGGGCGAGCGTGTCGCGCAAGCTGGTGATGCTGGCGCAGGTGAAGGCCGTGCGGCAGGTGCAGACGCGGCCGGCGACACAGGCGCCGCGCGAGGCGAAGCCGCCTCCGCCGTATCCGCTGGTGGCCATCGCGGCGTCGTTGGGCGGCCCCAAGGCCGTGGCGCAGGTGCTGCGGATGATTCCGCGCGCCTTCCCCGCGCCCATCGCCTACTGCCAGCACATCAGCGACGGCTTCACGGAGGGGCTGGCGCACTGGCTGGCCAACGAGACGGCGCTCCGCGTGCTCGAGGCGGAACATGACGTGCTCATGGAGCCGGGCACGGTGTACATCGCTCCGTCTGGCAGTCACCTGTTGGTCAGACCGGAGGGCAGGTTGGAGCTGGACTCCGGCCCGGCGCTTCGCGGTTTCCGACCGTCCTGTGACATGCTGCTCACTTCCGCGGGCGAGTCGTTCGGCTCGCGCTGCATCGGGGTCATCCTGACGGGCATGGGGCGCGACGGCGCGCGAGGATTGAAAGAGATACGAGAGCGCGGTGGTCGGACCATTGCCCAGGACGAGGCGTCCAGCGTCGTCTGGGGCATGCCGCGAGAGGCCGTGCTGATGGGTGCGGCGCACGAGGTGCTGCCGTTGAGCCGGATTGGCGCGGCGCTGATGCAGTGGGTGGAAGTGTGCTGA